In Desulfotignum phosphitoxidans DSM 13687, a single window of DNA contains:
- a CDS encoding hydrogenase iron-sulfur subunit, protein MTEFEPRIITFLCNWCSYGAADLAGVSRFQYPPNMRIIRIPCSGRVSVKMVLHAIRSGADGVWISGCHPGDCHYIEGNFYARRKFVLLKELLEYTGLEPGRLQFSWISSAEGVKFAEVAQQVIADIRALGPAGKLVKQLPEVA, encoded by the coding sequence ATGACTGAATTCGAACCCAGAATCATCACCTTTCTGTGCAACTGGTGCAGCTACGGGGCTGCGGACCTGGCCGGTGTGAGCCGGTTTCAGTACCCGCCCAACATGAGAATCATCCGGATCCCCTGTTCGGGCCGGGTGTCCGTTAAAATGGTGCTCCATGCCATCCGCAGCGGTGCGGACGGCGTCTGGATTTCCGGGTGCCATCCCGGTGACTGCCATTATATTGAAGGCAACTTTTATGCCCGGCGCAAATTTGTTCTGCTCAAAGAGCTGCTGGAATATACCGGGCTGGAACCCGGCCGCCTGCAGTTTTCCTGGATCTCCTCGGCCGAGGGGGTCAAGTTTGCCGAGGTGGCCCAACAGGTGATTGCCGATATCCGGGCCCTGGGGCCGGCCGGAAAACTGGTCAAGCAGCTGCCGGAGGTGGCCTGA
- a CDS encoding 4Fe-4S dicluster domain-containing protein, translating into MIIINKTDLAGAMTRAQETYLLSGPVETFHGHTFRHLEPGQTPDLSYQHTLVSPKAVVFPPSDPLLTFSGNDWTGPDLAGLPPQAAVGIRPYDAKALHLLKYNFDTPEYKDPFFLSRFENLTLVGLAENQPDPANFSTSCGTGPFDETGLDMLLVDLGDALAGKILTDKGEAFARAAGLVPIPAEKKTAVASTIAELKTRAEKSMTSPREFGSLDPVSTLDLYEQADWEALAFGCINCNTCTFVCPTCWCFDIQDEARGQKGVRLKLWDSCMSALYSAHASGHNPRQQGWQRFRNRFMHKLKYFADKYGAGPMCVGCGRCIRLCPAGIDIRTIHQALSRLEAVT; encoded by the coding sequence ATGATCATCATTAATAAAACAGATCTGGCCGGTGCCATGACCCGGGCCCAGGAGACATATCTGCTCAGCGGGCCGGTGGAAACCTTCCACGGTCACACTTTCAGGCACTTGGAACCCGGTCAGACCCCGGACCTGAGCTACCAACATACATTGGTGTCACCCAAGGCAGTGGTATTTCCCCCATCCGATCCCCTGTTGACATTTTCCGGGAATGACTGGACAGGGCCGGACCTGGCAGGTTTGCCGCCCCAGGCGGCCGTAGGAATCCGGCCCTATGATGCCAAAGCCCTGCACCTGCTCAAATACAATTTTGACACCCCGGAATACAAAGATCCGTTTTTTCTTTCCCGGTTTGAGAACCTCACCCTGGTGGGGCTGGCGGAAAATCAGCCGGACCCGGCCAATTTCAGTACCAGCTGCGGCACAGGTCCCTTTGACGAGACCGGGCTGGATATGCTGTTGGTGGACCTTGGAGATGCACTGGCGGGCAAAATCCTGACAGACAAGGGTGAGGCCTTTGCCCGGGCCGCCGGGCTGGTCCCCATACCGGCGGAGAAAAAAACGGCCGTTGCCTCAACCATTGCCGAATTGAAAACCCGGGCTGAAAAATCAATGACGTCTCCCCGGGAATTCGGCTCCCTGGACCCTGTTTCCACCTTGGATCTGTATGAGCAGGCGGATTGGGAAGCCCTGGCATTCGGCTGCATCAACTGCAACACCTGCACGTTTGTGTGTCCCACCTGCTGGTGTTTCGACATTCAGGACGAGGCCCGGGGGCAAAAAGGGGTCCGCCTCAAACTATGGGATTCGTGCATGTCTGCCTTGTATTCGGCCCATGCATCCGGCCACAACCCCCGCCAGCAAGGGTGGCAGCGGTTCAGGAACCGGTTTATGCACAAGCTCAAGTATTTTGCCGACAAATACGGGGCCGGTCCCATGTGCGTGGGATGCGGCCGGTGCATCCGGTTATGTCCCGCCGGCATCGATATCCGAACCATTCATCAGGCCTTGAGCCGTCTGGAGGCGGTGACATGA
- a CDS encoding methylenetetrahydrofolate reductase C-terminal domain-containing protein: MIIASKKPIEEIIQEITPYSRILILGCNECVTVCEAGGKKEVEVLASALRIFCLSQGIEKTIGEHTLERQCDHEYLEEIRNMVDDYDAIVSLACGVGVQFAAEKYLTMPLLPGVNTVCLGANEDRGLWTERCQACGSCVLARTGGICPVSRCAKRVLNGPCGGSTNGKCEISKDTDCAWQLIIDRLKALDKMDDYEAVAPVKDWSKDRAGGPRTVTREDVKI; encoded by the coding sequence ATGATTATTGCCAGCAAAAAACCCATCGAAGAGATCATACAGGAGATAACGCCCTATTCCCGCATCCTGATTCTGGGGTGCAACGAATGTGTTACCGTGTGCGAGGCAGGGGGCAAAAAAGAGGTGGAAGTACTGGCTTCGGCACTCAGGATCTTCTGCCTGTCCCAGGGCATTGAGAAAACCATTGGCGAACACACCCTGGAGCGCCAGTGCGACCATGAGTACTTAGAAGAGATCAGAAACATGGTGGATGACTATGATGCCATTGTATCCCTGGCCTGCGGGGTGGGGGTGCAGTTTGCCGCAGAAAAATACCTCACCATGCCGCTGCTGCCCGGGGTCAACACCGTCTGTCTGGGGGCCAACGAGGACAGAGGTCTATGGACCGAGCGGTGCCAGGCCTGCGGGTCCTGTGTACTGGCCCGCACCGGCGGCATCTGTCCGGTGTCCCGGTGCGCCAAACGGGTGTTGAACGGTCCCTGCGGCGGGTCCACAAACGGCAAGTGTGAGATCTCCAAAGACACCGATTGTGCGTGGCAGCTGATCATCGACCGGCTCAAAGCCCTGGATAAAATGGATGATTATGAGGCCGTCGCCCCTGTGAAAGACTGGTCCAAAGACCGGGCCGGCGGCCCCAGAACCGTAACCAGGGAGGATGTGAAGATATGA
- a CDS encoding FAD-dependent oxidoreductase produces MTQKEKTGAVLVVGGGIAGIQAALDLADSGFLVHLVEQEPQIGGVMAQLDKTFPTNDCAMCVISPKLVEAGRHLNIDLHTRSRVTGITGEAGRFSVTLEKQARFVDLDKCTSCGECAKVCPVTVPNRFDQELGSRKAIYKLYPQGMPGAWAIDKRSVAPCKATCPAHVSIQGFIALMQQEKYAEALKLFKQEHPFPGACGRVCHHPCEAVCTRGDADQPLAIQYLHRFLADLDFEQESAWIPEIDEKRDEKVAIIGSGPAGLTAAYYLAQKGYGVTVYEKLPVKGGMMAVGIPEYRLPKVELEKEIAVIEALGVTIKTGMAFGKDITLDSLKKDGFASVFMATGLHGSRSLGVQGEDLKGVLAGTTFLRDAAMGRADKLSGKTIVIGGGNVAVDVALSARRLGSDDVTMVCLEKREEMPAWDYEIEEALEEKVNIVNSKGPLRFYGDEDGKVTEVSFQECTSVFDENGRFNPRYDDCQLITHEADTVIVAIGQMGETEFAKDQGIALTPPGGYEADPVTLQTPIEWVFAGGDAFYGPKSVVDAVASGKTAAESIHRFINGLDLAEGREKSWDFEKPEIDNVPQIQRITPEKLPVAQREGNFKEVTRALAKELIDREAARCLSCGICSECYQCVEVCLAGAVDHTMATRTVSLDVGAVILAPGFKAFDPSALAHLNYTGNPNVVTSLEFERILSASGPFQGHLVRPSDLREPQKIAWLQCVGSRDENPCSHGYCSSVCCMIAAKQTVIAKEHSPRPLDTAVFFMDMRTHGKEFERYYQRAEQEKGVRFIRSRVHTVECDADQNPVLKYVTEEGGLETETFDMVVLSVGLETTEQTRELAENLGIDVNAHGFARTSDLSPVATSRSGIFVCGVFQGPKDIPQSVMEASAAAAGAAAHLAPARGSLTRTRELPPEQDFSGQLPRVGVFVCNCGINIGGVADVPAVREFARTLPHVVHVEDNLFTCSQDTQDKMKAVIAEHGINRVVVASCSPRTHEPLFQETIREAGLNKYLFEMANIRDQNTWVHMNNPDQATAKAKDLVAMAVARANCAQPLYQIPLNVERSLLVVGGGVAGMTAALSAACQGYPVTLVEREDTLGGVAGHLLTTVQGEPVPPFVSDLAETLSSHDRVRIYKNSEVVETAGVLGNFTTRIMTRADDGKPVAVTVRHGATILATGGKESVPDEYAYGRHPRVYTHLDLNRAMAEPGHGIHGVKTVVFIQCVGSRNDQRPYCSRICCTVSIKKALMLKQEHPDMDIYILYRDIRTYGLKEDLYTEARKKGILFIRYEPEAPPRVTTPEGLDSSSKDLSLQVTVKERILKMDVAISADAVVLASAVLPHENRELFELFKVPVNADGFLNEAHAKLRPVDFSSDGIFLAGLAHYPKSLDETIAQAQAAVARASVILSRDHILVGGVVAENIHPEQCARCLVCVRNCPYDVPRIKEGHAWIDPALCHGCGICAAECPAKILTLHHFTDRQLTEKSHALFA; encoded by the coding sequence ATGACACAGAAAGAAAAAACCGGGGCAGTGTTGGTGGTTGGCGGTGGGATCGCCGGGATTCAGGCGGCACTGGATCTGGCGGACTCCGGGTTTCTGGTTCACCTGGTGGAGCAGGAGCCCCAGATCGGCGGGGTCATGGCCCAGCTGGACAAGACCTTTCCCACCAATGACTGCGCCATGTGTGTGATCTCTCCCAAACTGGTGGAAGCGGGCCGTCATCTGAACATCGATCTGCACACCAGAAGCCGGGTGACCGGCATCACGGGTGAGGCCGGCCGGTTTTCCGTGACCCTGGAAAAACAGGCCCGGTTTGTGGACCTGGACAAATGTACGTCCTGCGGCGAGTGTGCCAAGGTTTGTCCGGTGACGGTTCCCAACCGGTTTGACCAGGAACTGGGAAGCCGCAAAGCCATTTATAAACTCTATCCCCAGGGAATGCCCGGGGCCTGGGCCATCGACAAACGGTCCGTGGCCCCGTGCAAAGCCACCTGTCCTGCCCATGTGTCCATCCAGGGGTTCATCGCCCTGATGCAGCAGGAAAAATATGCGGAAGCATTGAAGCTGTTCAAGCAGGAACATCCGTTTCCCGGGGCCTGCGGCCGGGTCTGTCACCATCCCTGTGAAGCGGTGTGCACCAGAGGGGATGCAGACCAGCCCCTGGCCATCCAGTATCTGCACCGGTTTCTGGCAGACCTGGATTTTGAACAGGAATCTGCCTGGATACCGGAAATAGATGAAAAAAGAGATGAGAAAGTGGCCATTATCGGGTCCGGCCCGGCCGGACTTACGGCAGCCTATTACCTGGCCCAGAAGGGTTACGGGGTGACGGTGTATGAAAAACTGCCGGTAAAAGGCGGCATGATGGCGGTGGGAATTCCCGAATACCGGCTGCCCAAGGTGGAACTGGAAAAAGAGATCGCCGTCATCGAAGCCCTGGGGGTTACGATCAAAACCGGGATGGCGTTCGGGAAAGACATCACCCTGGACAGCCTGAAAAAAGACGGATTTGCATCGGTGTTCATGGCCACGGGCCTGCACGGTTCCCGTTCTCTGGGTGTCCAAGGAGAAGACCTGAAAGGGGTTCTGGCCGGCACCACATTTCTGCGGGATGCTGCCATGGGCAGGGCAGACAAACTGTCCGGCAAAACCATTGTCATCGGCGGTGGCAACGTGGCCGTGGATGTGGCACTCTCCGCCCGGCGCCTGGGATCCGACGATGTCACCATGGTGTGCCTGGAAAAAAGAGAGGAGATGCCGGCCTGGGATTATGAGATCGAAGAGGCCCTGGAAGAAAAGGTCAATATCGTGAACAGCAAGGGGCCGTTGCGGTTCTACGGTGATGAGGACGGTAAGGTCACGGAAGTCTCCTTCCAGGAATGCACATCGGTATTTGATGAAAACGGCCGGTTCAATCCCCGGTACGATGACTGTCAGTTGATCACCCATGAAGCAGATACCGTGATCGTGGCCATCGGCCAGATGGGAGAGACTGAATTTGCCAAAGACCAGGGCATCGCCCTGACCCCGCCGGGCGGGTATGAAGCGGACCCGGTCACCCTCCAGACCCCCATTGAATGGGTGTTTGCCGGCGGGGATGCATTTTACGGTCCCAAATCCGTGGTGGATGCCGTGGCATCGGGAAAGACTGCGGCGGAAAGCATTCACCGGTTTATCAACGGCCTGGACCTGGCCGAAGGCCGTGAAAAATCCTGGGATTTTGAAAAACCGGAAATAGACAATGTGCCGCAGATCCAGCGGATCACGCCGGAAAAACTGCCCGTGGCACAAAGAGAGGGCAATTTCAAGGAGGTGACCCGAGCCCTGGCCAAAGAGCTGATCGACCGGGAAGCGGCCCGGTGTCTGTCCTGCGGCATTTGTTCCGAGTGCTACCAGTGTGTAGAGGTGTGCCTGGCCGGCGCTGTGGACCATACCATGGCCACCCGGACCGTTTCTCTGGATGTGGGGGCCGTGATCCTGGCACCGGGATTCAAGGCGTTTGATCCGTCTGCACTTGCCCATCTCAACTATACGGGCAACCCCAATGTGGTCACCTCCCTGGAATTTGAACGGATTCTGTCTGCATCCGGACCGTTTCAGGGACATCTGGTGCGGCCCTCGGACCTTCGGGAACCTCAAAAGATCGCCTGGCTCCAGTGTGTGGGGTCCAGGGACGAAAACCCGTGCAGTCACGGGTATTGTTCCTCGGTGTGCTGCATGATCGCCGCCAAACAGACCGTTATTGCCAAGGAACATAGTCCCCGGCCTCTGGATACGGCCGTATTTTTCATGGATATGCGGACCCACGGCAAGGAATTCGAGCGCTATTACCAGCGGGCGGAACAGGAAAAAGGTGTCCGGTTCATCCGGTCCCGGGTCCATACTGTGGAATGCGATGCCGATCAGAATCCGGTGTTGAAATATGTGACAGAAGAGGGGGGCCTTGAGACGGAAACATTCGATATGGTGGTACTTTCCGTGGGCCTTGAAACCACGGAACAGACCCGTGAACTGGCGGAAAATCTGGGGATCGATGTCAATGCCCACGGGTTTGCCCGTACATCCGACCTGTCTCCTGTGGCCACCAGCCGCAGCGGTATTTTTGTCTGCGGGGTGTTCCAGGGACCCAAGGACATTCCCCAGTCCGTGATGGAGGCTTCGGCCGCTGCTGCCGGTGCGGCCGCTCACCTGGCACCGGCCCGGGGCAGCCTGACCCGGACCCGGGAACTGCCGCCGGAGCAGGATTTTTCCGGTCAGCTGCCCCGGGTGGGGGTGTTTGTGTGCAACTGCGGCATCAACATCGGCGGGGTGGCGGATGTGCCGGCGGTGCGCGAATTTGCCCGGACCCTGCCCCATGTGGTGCATGTGGAGGACAATCTTTTCACCTGTTCCCAGGACACCCAGGACAAGATGAAAGCGGTGATTGCCGAGCACGGCATCAACCGGGTAGTGGTGGCGTCCTGCTCCCCCCGGACCCATGAACCGTTGTTCCAGGAAACCATCCGGGAGGCGGGATTGAACAAGTATCTGTTTGAGATGGCCAATATCCGGGACCAGAACACCTGGGTGCATATGAACAACCCGGACCAGGCCACGGCCAAGGCCAAAGACCTGGTGGCCATGGCCGTGGCCAGGGCCAATTGTGCCCAGCCCCTTTACCAGATTCCCCTGAATGTCGAAAGATCCCTGCTGGTGGTGGGCGGCGGGGTGGCGGGCATGACCGCGGCCCTGTCAGCCGCCTGCCAGGGATATCCCGTGACCCTGGTTGAGCGGGAAGACACCCTGGGGGGCGTGGCCGGGCACCTGCTGACAACGGTACAGGGAGAACCGGTACCGCCGTTTGTCTCGGACCTGGCGGAAACCCTGTCAAGCCATGACCGGGTCCGGATATACAAGAACAGCGAGGTGGTGGAGACTGCCGGGGTCCTGGGCAATTTTACCACCCGGATCATGACCCGGGCCGATGACGGCAAACCGGTCGCGGTCACGGTCCGGCACGGGGCCACGATCCTGGCCACCGGCGGGAAAGAGTCGGTGCCCGATGAATATGCATACGGCCGTCACCCCCGGGTATATACCCACCTGGATCTGAACCGGGCCATGGCAGAACCGGGCCATGGGATCCATGGGGTCAAAACCGTGGTGTTTATCCAGTGCGTGGGATCCAGAAACGACCAGCGCCCCTACTGTTCCCGGATCTGCTGCACCGTGAGTATTAAAAAAGCCCTGATGCTCAAACAGGAACATCCGGATATGGATATCTATATTCTGTACCGGGATATTCGGACCTATGGCCTGAAAGAAGACCTGTACACCGAGGCCCGGAAAAAAGGGATCCTGTTCATCCGGTATGAACCGGAGGCACCCCCCAGGGTCACCACCCCGGAGGGGCTGGATTCGTCATCCAAAGACCTGAGCCTTCAGGTCACGGTGAAAGAGCGGATTCTCAAGATGGATGTGGCCATATCTGCGGATGCCGTGGTGCTGGCTTCGGCGGTGCTGCCCCATGAAAACAGGGAGCTGTTCGAGCTGTTCAAGGTGCCGGTGAATGCGGACGGGTTTTTGAACGAGGCCCATGCCAAGCTGCGGCCGGTTGATTTTTCGTCCGACGGCATTTTTCTGGCCGGCCTGGCCCATTACCCCAAATCCCTGGATGAAACCATTGCCCAGGCCCAGGCGGCCGTGGCAAGGGCTTCGGTGATTCTTTCCCGGGACCACATACTGGTGGGCGGGGTGGTGGCGGAAAATATCCATCCGGAACAATGCGCCCGGTGCCTGGTCTGTGTGCGGAACTGCCCCTATGACGTTCCCCGGATCAAAGAGGGCCATGCCTGGATCGATCCGGCCCTGTGTCACGGGTGCGGGATATGCGCGGCGGAATGCCCGGCCAAGATACTGACCCTGCACCATTTTACAGACCGGCAGCTTACCGAAAAGTCCCATGCCCTGTTTGCCTGA
- a CDS encoding FAD/NAD(P)-binding protein, which produces MNNPYDPYPVTIKEIKTETADRSLKTFTFAFIHQADEAAFSYRSGQFAMLSVPRVGEIPIGIASAPSEKGIVKFTVFKTGKVTTFLHNMKQGDVMGIRGPMGNGFPLEQMTKKNLLIIGGGFAFTTLRSTIITLMQPDVRDQYGTIDVVYGARNPGMLLYQDELDQWCRQPGINMHITVDETDDPDWPHHTGFVPAVAGECAPESTGNSVAIVCGPPVMIKFTRPVLADLGYGDENILMSLENRMKCGIGMCGRCNIGQELVCRDGPVFTLAYLNKTPGEF; this is translated from the coding sequence ATGAACAACCCGTATGACCCGTATCCGGTAACCATCAAAGAGATCAAAACCGAAACCGCGGACAGGTCCCTGAAAACCTTTACGTTTGCATTCATTCACCAAGCGGATGAGGCCGCATTTTCCTACCGGTCCGGTCAGTTTGCCATGCTCTCGGTTCCCCGGGTGGGGGAAATTCCCATCGGCATCGCTTCCGCCCCGTCGGAAAAAGGGATCGTCAAATTTACCGTATTCAAAACCGGCAAAGTGACCACGTTTTTACATAACATGAAACAAGGGGATGTCATGGGCATCCGGGGGCCCATGGGAAACGGGTTTCCTCTGGAACAGATGACAAAGAAAAATTTGCTGATCATCGGGGGCGGGTTCGCCTTTACCACCCTGCGGTCGACCATCATTACCCTGATGCAGCCGGATGTCCGGGACCAATACGGCACCATCGATGTGGTATACGGTGCCAGAAATCCCGGCATGCTGCTGTATCAGGACGAACTGGACCAGTGGTGCAGACAGCCGGGGATCAACATGCATATCACTGTGGATGAGACGGATGACCCGGACTGGCCCCATCACACCGGATTTGTTCCTGCGGTGGCAGGCGAATGTGCCCCGGAAAGTACCGGCAATTCAGTGGCCATCGTATGCGGTCCCCCGGTGATGATCAAATTCACCCGGCCGGTTCTGGCGGACCTGGGATACGGGGACGAAAATATTCTCATGAGCCTGGAAAACCGGATGAAATGCGGCATCGGCATGTGCGGCAGGTGCAATATCGGACAGGAACTGGTCTGCAGGGACGGGCCGGTATTTACCCTGGCGTATCTGAACAAAACCCCCGGGGAGTTTTAA
- a CDS encoding IscA/HesB family protein has protein sequence MITVTQAARKEVAKYFDGKEKSPVRLFITSGCGGPSLAMALDQPKEADTVFTQGDVDYIMETELLKKAQPVTVDYTGMGFNISSSLELGGGGCSSCGTGGGCCGS, from the coding sequence ATGATTACTGTGACCCAGGCTGCCCGGAAAGAGGTGGCCAAATATTTTGACGGCAAGGAAAAATCACCGGTCCGGCTTTTTATCACATCCGGATGCGGGGGACCATCACTGGCCATGGCATTGGATCAGCCAAAAGAGGCGGATACTGTCTTCACCCAGGGCGATGTGGATTATATCATGGAAACCGAGCTACTGAAAAAGGCCCAGCCCGTGACGGTGGATTATACGGGCATGGGGTTTAATATCTCATCCAGCCTGGAACTGGGAGGCGGGGGATGCAGCTCTTGCGGTACCGGAGGTGGGTGCTGCGGATCATAA
- a CDS encoding 4Fe-4S binding protein translates to MKEMETRIRQMAKDLLAQKKVDQVVGFCQGSLAAVTRPFLARNPKEAEHLVFNCNCRMNLATFVPGLKGRTGIVAKGCDSRNLVIQMTENRVKREDLYIIGVPCSGMADKNKLRAAAGGWDLIRVNDRGEQIEVETTQGTTHTLSRQDLLQDNCVTCIRHNPVIYDALAGPAVPEPDLLDRFADVTAVQKMDPGEKQAYFQHLLKDCIRCYACRDACPLCYCPTCFVDESSPQWVGKTPDPVDVTTYHLVRAFHDTGRCTDCGACEAACPMNIRVRSFTRKTIMDCVNHFGEEAGLNPDQRPVLDRFQVNDPNDFFR, encoded by the coding sequence ATGAAGGAGATGGAAACCCGGATCCGGCAGATGGCCAAAGACCTGCTGGCCCAGAAAAAAGTGGACCAGGTGGTGGGATTCTGCCAGGGAAGCCTGGCTGCCGTCACCCGGCCCTTTCTGGCCCGAAACCCAAAAGAGGCGGAGCATCTGGTGTTCAACTGCAACTGTCGCATGAACCTGGCCACATTCGTGCCGGGCCTCAAAGGCCGGACCGGAATTGTGGCCAAGGGATGCGACAGCCGGAACCTGGTCATTCAGATGACTGAAAACCGGGTGAAACGGGAAGACCTGTATATCATCGGGGTTCCCTGTTCCGGCATGGCGGATAAAAACAAACTCCGGGCCGCTGCCGGCGGTTGGGATCTGATCCGCGTGAACGACCGGGGGGAACAGATCGAAGTGGAAACCACGCAAGGAACCACCCATACCCTGTCCCGGCAGGACCTGCTCCAGGACAACTGCGTCACCTGCATCCGGCACAATCCGGTGATCTATGACGCGCTGGCAGGTCCTGCGGTGCCGGAACCGGATCTGCTGGACCGGTTTGCGGATGTGACGGCGGTCCAGAAAATGGATCCCGGGGAAAAACAGGCGTATTTCCAGCACCTGCTCAAAGACTGCATCCGCTGTTATGCCTGCCGGGATGCCTGTCCCCTGTGTTACTGCCCCACCTGTTTTGTGGATGAATCTTCGCCCCAGTGGGTGGGCAAGACCCCGGACCCGGTGGATGTGACAACCTATCACCTGGTCCGGGCGTTTCATGATACCGGCCGGTGTACGGACTGCGGGGCATGCGAGGCAGCCTGTCCCATGAATATCAGGGTCCGGTCCTTTACCCGGAAAACCATCATGGACTGTGTGAACCATTTCGGGGAGGAAGCCGGGTTGAATCCGGATCAGCGGCCGGTTCTGGACAGGTTCCAGGTCAATGACCCCAATGATTTTTTCCGGTAA
- a CDS encoding hydrogenase iron-sulfur subunit, whose product MQDTSTKEAFEPRIIGFCCKFCAYAAADLAGSMRISYPASVKIIQVPCTGRIDMIHILKSLEDGADGVMIAGCLEGECHFLQGNFKARSRVEAVRRILAQIGMEPDRVAMFNLSSAMGPKFAEITAQMTDRIRQLGPSPVATAGKKSRDAA is encoded by the coding sequence ATGCAGGATACATCAACGAAAGAGGCGTTTGAACCCAGAATCATCGGTTTCTGCTGTAAATTTTGTGCCTATGCCGCCGCCGACCTGGCCGGATCCATGCGAATCTCCTATCCGGCCAGTGTCAAGATCATCCAGGTGCCCTGCACCGGCCGCATTGATATGATCCATATCCTTAAATCACTGGAGGATGGTGCGGACGGGGTCATGATCGCCGGATGCCTGGAGGGGGAGTGCCATTTTCTCCAGGGCAATTTCAAGGCCAGAAGCCGGGTGGAAGCGGTCCGCCGCATCCTGGCACAGATCGGCATGGAACCGGACCGGGTGGCCATGTTCAACCTGTCATCCGCCATGGGGCCAAAATTTGCTGAAATCACCGCACAAATGACCGACCGCATCCGTCAACTGGGACCCAGCCCTGTGGCGACCGCCGGGAAGAAATCCAGAGATGCCGCCTGA